The genomic region TGTTAAAATTTGTGTTGAATTGCTTGTTATACTTCTCTTATAATACCATTGatcttcatttattaaaaaatgaacagtccaagttttaaataatttaaaaatatattttttatttatgtataattatatatacacagaacATACATGATACATACACTATCTATacttcatattatttatatatatatatatatatataagcggGGAACGACAGCGAAGCCGTCGCAGTCCAGACCGCCGTCACCCAGACTATTTTGGGTGACATCGCCATTGCCTGCGCACAAAGGAAGCGACCTCGCGTCGGCCCATCGCCCAAATCCAAGGCGATGTTGCCCCTAACCCCAAGGTTATGGGCGCGACACCCGTTTAAGGGCGACTTCTATTGCCCAATCTTCTTTTCCATCAGTGACGAGGCGCCGACGAAGGagaagttaataaaaaatatttttttaaaaaattcaagtataagaatatttaattttaacaaactttaataatattaaatttttagtttaaatatatattattaatttcaatacAGTTTTtgatataacttaaaatttttatataatcttCCAgtgttttgatatttaattagtatattttataaaataagtatttaaaaatgtttaaactaaataataatttaatttaattaataatatataatattataagtgatttttatttatattcatatgaaattattatttgaaaaataaactttagtatattaatttatactgccatttgttattttaaaccATGTGCATACTAAAATATCaaagagaaagagcaaaagatatatttacccaattaaaaaaaagacctCAACAGCAgcaaaaaaaacatcaataatTCTCACAAACAGCACGTCTGGCTCACTCTCAGTTAGTTTATAATGGAGATGGGGTATTTTGTTGTACGTATATTATAGAGGGggttatgcaatttaccctaaaattaatcaaaataaaattatttgaccttcaataaattcaataataaatcagttgagataaatatcaattctcattcaatatttttgttaatatcaataaatttagtgaattttaattaatgaacaGACCTCGATTGCatttatccttaattattttttatttaaaaagtatttgtaattttttaaacaacaaagAATAGCAACATTCAGATCTATCCAAACCCGTTTGGATACATACCTGAAATGAGGAGGATCGCTGGGCAAAACATTGAAGCCGGATTGTGGTTGAAACATCAAGAGGTACTCGTTCTTATCAGGCGAACGGTCTGGCTGCTTGCTGTAGCCGGCTGGAAGAGGCGCAGCTGCCCCTGGACTGTACTTGAGCTTCTCCTCAGCTGGAAATGCGAAGAACGTCTTGGAAAGCTGCATCGCTCGGCTCATGAGATCAAGGGGTACGTTATGGTTTACAACTTGGAAGAAGCCGTGGTCGGAGCAAGCCTGCTTGATAATCTCTACTGCAGCCGCCTTCTCATCCTCGTCATCACCACCGTCAGTGAAGAAAGGTGAGAGATCAACTGTGGGAATAGCCATATTAGggtttttggatttttattgcATTGTTATGGGATTCTTGTTTATATAGTGTAGGAGTTGGGTACTTAATTTGCCAAGTTCATTGAGTGTTAAGcgggaaaaaatataattttaatccatagAATAGGAGATCAACgtttttagtcctttatatGAAATGGTCGAAAAAGATAAGACATATTTGGTCATTTACTTTAcggaatttttaaaatggtaaAGATTGAGAAAACTCGACATATTTAGTTTTCTATTTTACGAgatttttgggactaaaagtgtaatttttttttattttgaaatcattttgaaaatttcgtaaagtatAAGACTAAATATATCAAGTCGTCCtaattttggaaatattttgGAACACCCGTAaagtagaggactaaaagtatttaACCCCCTGCTGTACAAgattaaaagtgtaattttcctGTGGTAAGCGAGTTCAATCCtaaaacacatacttattatTCTTGCTCACAAGTATATatgaatcaaaatttaaaattagttggTATGGGATTTAATTCTTTCGTTTCGCTCCCGAACTTGATTTACCAAATTATAGGTTCAGTGATAAGCGAGTTGGATCCCAATACAGATTCTTACTTATAAGTATATATGGTTCAAAATCTTAGAGTTATATTTGTTGGTAGGATCTAACTATCTCATCTTTAATATGATTAGAAGAAATCGAGTATTTACAACCATTCAGTAGTAACGAGTTACTTACTCTTTCCTTCCATGGTGTTTGAtctaattatacgtaaactcaatgtagtttgaaaaattacactcaATACCGTTGAGGTTTGCttacatctaacaaataagccCATTCGTTACTCAAAATTCATTAGATTTCCTGATattagcaacaaaaaaaaaaagactgaataaaaattgatatttaccctaaattgacttattattgacttattataggtcaaataatttttttcaaactaaactgCGTACCCTTATAGCGATAAAGATATATCTTCCCAAATGGATTATCGcgtgaaaatatatgagggtaatttggtcataaaataACTTGTTTAACCTactataagtcagtaataagtcaattggggtacatgtaaattttttttaattcatttgttaatatcagcaaattcgatgaatttcgTCTAATGaatagacttatttgttagacgtaAGTAAATATCAGGGATACTAgacgtaatttttcaaatcacatagAGTTTACACATAATTACGCTTAACTTCAGGgaggaaaatgtaattatcctgaATTATAAGATAAGCACATTTattggagagagagaaaagagagagagagagagagtctgTGTGTCTTCTTGTGGTAATTGAGATACCATGTTGGTATGGGAAAGGGTTTGTAATTGAGATACCATTTTTGGGGTTGCtaattttgaaactataaatatatgcaGTAGGTGACAAATTATGTTTGATTGCAGTAGGTGACAAATTATATTAGGTTGGGATGGGGTCCAAAAtccaaattgattgaattcaatcaaataatgtaaaataaaatattatttcttaggtcttttgtttttgtcgggatttttttttaatagataaatttgaattattagattttgaaataaatgggtaagaacataataaattaattcttggacTATACTCCAAGTCTCATTCACACCCCCTAAATTAATGTATTCccttgatttaattattgggATAAAAATATCCTTTTTGCATcccatatatacatatatatatatatatatgtttatatgttcctaatatagtttaaatattttgaaaattaattaatatcaaattaatgttttttataaaaaaaagaaaaatatttttaattgaaatgtagaaaaaataattgacaattattatagtaatcttgaaatttttattttattcaaatcaccAGAGAGTCATTTGGCTACCTTGACAATTATTAAGAAATACTCAAATCGTCCAAAAAAGTCCtaatcgaatcaaatcaaaacatttttcataatttattttaaaattataattttaaatttagagtaaAATCAAATCGTACTATTAGTTTGATTTTAAttgagaatttaaaaaaatcgtcaAAAATCGAACCACGccgttaaatatataattcattttttaaattatagatataataatttgataaaataaataattttttattagaattttacattcaaattatataaacctaaaattcatatattatcaaaGATCCATATTACAAAGcccaattttgtaaaattcaaatttggactttatacaacaaaatgtgTTTAATTCTTAAGTccatttgttgattttttttaaatttttcattcatttttcatcctttactttttttttatccccttttcctcttctctcttttgtCTCTCACCCACCGTcttctctcttattttttttcctcttctcgtttatcaattttatacttaaacttgaccatatattatacttattaatcaatattatacattttattctagataataataaattatgtatttttatgtatacatttacaataaaattaatcaacaacttaataaattttaatatttttaaaaaataattatttaataggacacataaattttatgttacattttaatatctatttgtaattttttatgccTGGTGCctacaaattttcaattacatggtctaaagtattaattacctactagtaattattgaaaattgatcaaggatgtttttaattttcgtttGCTTTCttgacaatatatttaatattccatAATCCAAATTTTACTTGCTACAAACAGCCTGAAACCGCACGAAACCACAcgattgattttgattttaaaagtgataatttaaaatattattttataaaaccacTAAGAGCAATGCATTTTGAAAATagctatgaaaaaaaaaattgaaatcgcATCGTGCGCACCTCTACtaccaaccaaaaaaaattaacaagatAAGGACTAAACTTCTATACAATTTCTTGTCAATtctataagatatttttaaaatttataagatgtcagatcttaatataaaaataaaattgtaaaatattggaataaaataaaatagagataattaaACTATTCTTATGAGGTTTTGTATAATCATACATAGATTCTCGTGtagtttgaaatttatgtCTAGTACACTTGAGGTTTACTCCTATCTGGCAATAAATCAcacaattaatcaaaactcgtcgaatttattgatattaataaagaaaaattaaaaaagaaaacatctaTATTGTTcctaattaacttattatagttcaaataatctttttatgaccatATTAACCACATACATTTTTACATGTGATATATTTCCACCATTACAGTAGCttacttcaaaaaaaattatttaacctgtaataaatcagtaatcaatcaaatataaatattaattttcattcaaattttttattagtattaacaaactcaataaattttaactaacagatAGGCTTATTACCAGACTAAAGCAAACTTCTTCAAAGATTTTAAATGTACTTTCCCACACTACAGAGaaattacgtataattacaccgaACCTAAAgggattataattattccaataaaataagaaaactccagatatcttatttttaaaatttaaaagatctctttttttctaaaaaaatatcaaacccTTTTTAACAGCTAATAAACtctcaaatatcaaaattataaactcaGCCAAACACCATGCAATTCTTGCCAAAAAACAAATGGCTCACAAATGccaattttttagaatttgagGGTGCAATATGCAAATCATGCTAATTTTTGAGGTGTGATGTGCCAATTATCCTTGTTAATGGCGAGCAAGCCCTATGTAGCTGGTAATGACTAAAACATTCTCAATACCATGCATATATATCCTTCATATATAGTACGCACCAGCAGCAGCTTTACACCAAACAAAACCTACCTATACTCCCACCTGTGCTCATTGCTACATTAACTGAAATCTTCCATCACAGGGCAACCCCATGAGGAACAAGAAACTAATGTAAGACCTTGATTGGGGCGACGGCTGACCAGTCTGAAAAAGCTGAGGGACGAGATTAACTTAAACAAAGTTGAGAATCTTCTTCTACCTTTCTTTACTCTAGAAAGTTGTAGTCAATCCTGTTTACAGACACCACTGTTGAAGAAGTGAAAACCCATGATACTAAACTGTAGAAAACAGCGTCTCagtcttcatcttcatcctcGTCATCTtgttcatcatcatcatcttccgAGCCATCACTGCCCTTTTCCTGCAGAAACATTATCCATCATATTTTAGCATTACGTCTACTAAGGTGTTGCCACTGATACATTTTATTCTGATAAGTAGCATTTTTAGTCCGATATGCGTTGCTACGACTTCTCATTTCACTGCACTGGTGGTAAGATGAGCAGCAGAGCACAGGCACATTCTTGAGTCTTCATTGATCTATTCTCCCGTTTCTAGTTGGATCACCACTAATTTCCTAGTTGCTAAGAAAAAGACTAAAAGTCGACTACTATTACTAAGTAGACTTTGACCTGAATGGTGCCATTACCTGCCCCCAAGATTGACACGGCAAACTTTTACCAACAGATTGAATCACATGTTTTTACAACTCATCAAAAGCAGTAATAATAGTTCCATTTAGATAAGATCTATAGAATCACCAGAAAAGGAATTTCAATTCTGAAAAGGAACATAGTAACTTATATGAGCCACGATACAGTCGAAAGCTTTTCAtggaaaaaagacaaaaaggaaaaaacaaaaaaaaaaaaaagaggaaagaaaaaagatgcttcaatagtttaaaaaaaaaatgcttcaATAGTTTAGATTTCCAAAAGATGAGTAAATGGAAGCCTAATATTACAGGAAATTGATACGCAAGCAATAATCATACACAGTTTAATAAACAGAGTCTAAGTTTCAAGATACTATCTGCAAAAGTACTACAGCTTCATAATCCATCTATAATATCTGCAAAAACAGGAGGGAATTAAATCTCCACTTACCTCATCGTCGTCGTCATCATCCACTTCAAGATCCTCTTCATCAGCCTCCTACAGCAggatttaaaacaaaaaagtaaataataaacgGGCATTGGACTTTCAttaaaatgtagaaaaaaagagaaaaaaagaaagtcaGGGAGCAAACTGTACATTGTTAAAATATGTAAGAGGGTTTGGCCACAAATCATCCTTGATGATATCAGCCACCTGGTACCCAAAAAGCAAgtcaagaatatatatatttttcttaaaagcatcatttggttaaaataaaactcaaaCTCATACAATTTGCTTGAAGCAAAAATTACCTCGTCATGAATCTCGTACATATCACCTTTATGCTCGGAGTCATTAAACCAGGTAAAGAAGCTGCATTtcatagaataaaaataagaaatcagTGATACAACAGATATCTGAGATACAAAATACTTCACGACTTCCATATGTAATTGACAACTACCCAAGTGAAAGACCGCATGGGAGTACAGTTAGCCACTGAAAAGCATGCATACCATTATCTCCTTAACATGCTAATTAGCAAAACCGAGGGAGTAAAGCACCATTGAAAAATTCTAAGGTAGTGACTGCAACGCATTACATGTCACTGGACAACACAAACACAATAAAAGATACTACAACTGCACCTATTTCCTAAAACCAAGCATAGCTTAGTTGTTAAATGCAACATATAGGCATTTGGCAGATCAAGGCAAACTTTTTAAGCCAAATCCATCTTAACTCCAGAGACTCCATTAAGTCTTAAAACATCTCAGAGTCTAACAGAAATTTCCAGAGTTTCAACAAGCACTAAAATAGCTCATATTTGAGCAACATCAgcattgtttatttttaaaatttagtcatgtattcaacttattaattatacatccAACcgttttattgaataataatctGAAGACATGTTTACTTCTGTTATACAGGAGTGTAGGActaaaaaagttcaaaaagtCTGAAATTAATCTCACACATTTTTGCAACCATATTGTTGCTGGCCCAGTGCTTCGAACAGAAGTCACACCACTCTGCTGTTTGAGCTGAGGTTCATGTCTAAGCACACTAAATTGTGCGACAGTAATTCTAACAATAAGAGAAGACATGGGGACGCATTAGCAGTGTCTATTTGTCACTAAAGGTATTGTCAAGGACACAAAGAAAGCAGAATCCATAAACTGAAACAGAAGTAATGACGCGGATTTTGGCATCAAAAGCATTAAGAAAAACATTTCCCTTTGTTTCGCATTGAAGAAGAATACAACGGAAAAACCTTATATAAATCCCCGCATCTTATAATTGTTAACTCatatacataatttctttctaTGATAGTCAATCACAAGTACAAGTTTCCAAATTAGTACTTATCCTGCTAGAAAGGGTATCAATAGGAAAACTGGTTTTGACTTCctatattcaattttcttcacCTTGACCCAACAGCAATAATTGAACTTGAATAGAAATATACAATCTTTTTAAGCATATTAGACAgctaataaaatcaaaatgacaGCAATAGCAGGAAAATGTGAAGCTCCAGCTCAAAGAAATGTCATTGAAGATGTCCAAACAAAGAGGCTACTTGGGTGTATTCTTGGATAGGTATCACCTAAATTTACCAATGATGCTACAAAGTAAAATGTGAACCGAGGAAGTCAAActaaatatcacattcatttgCAATATGGATGCTGTGCGACAACATGGTAACATAGCATCTGATATGTTTAGACATTGACACAAGTCCAGAGAAACTTTCGGGTAGCAAGATACAATACGACACAACCTATTCAATCTTGAGCTTCAAATGTCTGCATTTCTAGAAAATCaactaatctatttttttttatcatacatCATCTTTTGAGTAATCAGTTTGCTGCTTTCTGTcgatttttctcatttttctacCAGCTTACTGGTTTATTATCTTAATGATACACCCTACCCAGTTTAAGGACAAACAAACAGTTGTGCTTTTACAAGTCTACAATTTGCTAtgattatagtaatttataatgttcATATAATTGGAATGCATAAGAGAGTTGTAGCTGACCAACTGTGGTCACACCATCACAGAGATTTTAGGCATGCATATAACTACTGAACTGATTGGGAAAGTAGTgcttatttacaataaaagaTCCGGGAGGGAACCCACCTTTCCTCAGCATGAGATCGcttgtttcctttcttttcttcggCAACACCATTAGCAATGCCCTTCACAAGCCAGACATgcacaattaaattttaaacacaGCATACATGAACCTAACTTTGGCAAACTACCAAGCCCTATAAAGCTTACCATGCCTTCTTTccattttattgatgttgcaGTGATTTTTGTTATTCCTTCCTCAAGGAAAGTGAAGGTCTTTGTGAGGTTAGTATCTTCAAAGTACGGATTGGGGTTGAATTTCTGAGCGGAATACAGAAGATAATATCAAAAACTGAACAATTTACAGACTGAAATGTAAAATTGGCATTTTCTGCAGTAAGATATCCTGGGGGGGAGAAGACTCACAAATGTGATGGAGTAACCAGATTTCACATCTTCGAAATCTTCTACTTCAAGATCACTTAGATACTTGAAAATCTAACACCAGAAAAAGGTAGCAACAGAACCCCTTTAGGAACATATCAAACATTTGTATTGCACAGTAAACTAATGCTTTGAAGAATCTTATGCATTGGAGTAAATACACTGAAGACTGTGAAGGAAGAACATACTGAAACTATTACTCCCTCTGTCCAGAAATAAATGTCCATATTTGAATTGGCACAGAATTATATTCGCATCGAAAAAGTAAATGTCTTGgataatttacatttttaaccTAAGAGTCAGTGTTCTCACATTATTACTTCAAGTGAGATGGTTTTCGTAAAAAACATTGCCAGTGCAGAAAATGGAAGATTATTCATGGAGTCCAAGAAGTTAACAGGAGCATTCC from Sesamum indicum cultivar Zhongzhi No. 13 linkage group LG3, S_indicum_v1.0, whole genome shotgun sequence harbors:
- the LOC105157038 gene encoding NAP1-related protein 2-like, producing the protein MGADKGKKQKSGEVKEENNGAEPIDGELVLSIEKLQEIQDELEKINEEASEKVLEVEQKFNEIRKPVYNKRNDVIKSIPDFWLTAFMSHPALSELLTEEDQKIFKYLSDLEVEDFEDVKSGYSITFKFNPNPYFEDTNLTKTFTFLEEGITKITATSIKWKEGMGIANGVAEEKKGNKRSHAEESFFTWFNDSEHKGDMYEIHDEVADIIKDDLWPNPLTYFNNEADEEDLEVDDDDDDEEKGSDGSEDDDDEQDDEDEDED